A genomic region of Actinomycetes bacterium contains the following coding sequences:
- a CDS encoding ECF transporter S component: MMFLWPLFVNPGTGPTHGTDGPLVFVVILPLLIAIVLAEVADGGIDTKAIAMLGVLSAIGAALRPVGAGVAGIETVFFMLVLAGRVYGPGFGFVLGNTTLFASALLTGGVGPWLPFQMLAAGWAGLGAGLLPGRVKGRWELAMLAAYGAFCAYAYGFLLNIWFWPWAIGSDTDLSFVAGDAVLENLHRFFLFTVASSTLGWDTGRAITNVVAILVLGPSVLLVLRRAHHKAAFEVPTRFVGAESPSR, translated from the coding sequence ATGATGTTCCTGTGGCCGCTGTTCGTGAACCCGGGCACGGGTCCTACCCACGGCACCGATGGCCCACTCGTGTTCGTGGTGATACTGCCCCTGCTGATCGCCATCGTGCTGGCAGAGGTGGCTGACGGCGGGATCGACACCAAGGCGATCGCGATGCTCGGCGTGCTCTCGGCGATTGGCGCGGCCCTGCGCCCGGTAGGCGCCGGCGTGGCCGGCATCGAGACCGTGTTCTTCATGCTGGTGCTCGCCGGAAGGGTCTATGGCCCCGGCTTCGGCTTCGTGCTCGGCAACACCACGTTGTTCGCGTCGGCGCTGCTGACCGGGGGTGTGGGTCCCTGGTTGCCGTTCCAGATGCTTGCGGCGGGTTGGGCGGGCCTGGGCGCCGGCCTGCTGCCCGGGCGGGTCAAGGGGCGCTGGGAACTTGCGATGCTGGCTGCCTACGGGGCGTTCTGTGCCTATGCCTACGGCTTCCTGCTCAACATCTGGTTCTGGCCCTGGGCGATCGGTTCGGACACCGACTTGAGCTTCGTGGCCGGCGACGCCGTGCTCGAGAACCTGCACCGGTTCTTCCTGTTCACCGTTGCGAGCTCCACGCTCGGTTGGGACACGGGGCGGGCGATCACCAACGTGGTGGCGATCCTGGTGCTCGGCCCGTCCGTTCTGCTGGTGCTGCGCCGGGCGCACCACAAGGCCGCCTTCGAGGTCCCGACCCGCTTCGTTGGTGCTGAATCACCGTCACGGTGA
- a CDS encoding 3-isopropylmalate dehydrogenase, with protein MTHKIGVIGGDGIGPEVVAEALKVLDATGVGVELTDYDLGAHRYLEDGTVLPDDTLEEWRGLDAILLGAVGDPAPGVAAPPGLVERGILLKMRFGMDQYINLRPFRLTDKVDFEVIRENTEGTYAGEGGFLRKGTPHEIATQGSVNTRMGVERCIRFAFERAMGTERRQLHLVHKKNVLTFAGDLWQRTFDEVAGDYPDVATGYDHIDAACIHFVERPERYDVIVTDNLFGDILTDLGGAVAGGVGFAASANLNPARTGPSMFEPVHGTAPDIVGENKANPTAAIVSLGLMLEHLGEAEAAAAVATACDQPERFAGTTSEIGDTIAKAVANS; from the coding sequence ATGACCCACAAGATCGGCGTCATCGGAGGCGACGGAATCGGCCCCGAAGTGGTCGCGGAGGCACTCAAGGTGCTTGACGCGACGGGAGTTGGCGTGGAGCTGACCGACTACGACCTCGGTGCACACCGCTACCTCGAGGACGGAACCGTGCTGCCCGACGACACCCTCGAAGAGTGGCGTGGCCTCGACGCGATCCTGCTCGGGGCCGTGGGCGACCCGGCTCCCGGTGTGGCCGCGCCCCCGGGGCTGGTCGAGCGCGGGATCCTGCTGAAGATGCGCTTCGGCATGGACCAGTACATCAACCTGCGTCCGTTCCGCCTCACCGACAAGGTCGACTTCGAGGTAATCCGGGAGAACACCGAGGGCACCTATGCCGGCGAGGGCGGCTTCCTGCGAAAGGGCACGCCGCACGAGATCGCCACCCAGGGGTCGGTCAACACCCGCATGGGCGTGGAGCGCTGCATACGCTTCGCCTTCGAGCGGGCCATGGGTACCGAGCGCCGCCAACTGCACCTGGTCCACAAGAAGAACGTGCTCACCTTCGCCGGTGACCTGTGGCAGCGCACCTTCGACGAGGTGGCAGGCGACTACCCGGACGTAGCCACCGGCTACGACCACATCGACGCGGCATGCATCCACTTCGTGGAGCGGCCCGAGCGCTACGACGTGATCGTGACCGACAACCTCTTCGGCGACATCCTCACCGACCTCGGTGGAGCTGTGGCCGGCGGGGTGGGCTTCGCAGCTTCGGCCAATCTCAATCCTGCCCGCACGGGGCCCAGCATGTTCGAGCCGGTGCACGGCACCGCCCCCGACATCGTGGGTGAGAACAAGGCCAACCCGACCGCCGCCATCGTGTCGCTGGGGCTGATGCTCGAGCACCTCGGCGAGGCCGAGGCGGCGGCGGCGGTAGCCACTGCATGTGACCAGCCCGAGCGCTTCGCGGGCACGACCAGCGAAATCGGCGACACGATCGCGAAGGCTGTCGCCAACAGCTAG
- a CDS encoding branched-chain amino acid transaminase, producing MPIEPTNNIWMNGELVPWEQATTHVLSHTLHYGTGVFEGIRAYETADGPGIFRLTEHMQRLHDSAQIMMMDLPYTVEELVEGAKQVVRDSGLQSCYIRPIAYFGYGEMGLNTLPCEVDVAIACWPWGAYLGDDAVTKGVSMKISSWTRHDHNTMPPASKTTGNYVNSSLAKVEALKAGYDEAIMLNPQGLVSECTGENIFVARGGRLVTPPISAGALEGLTQDTVMAIAEDHGFEVIVSDLARSDVYIAEEMFVCGTAAEVSAVNSVDHRPIPCPGPMTKAIAEDYAKCVRGELPRYKDWVELV from the coding sequence ATGCCGATCGAACCGACGAACAACATCTGGATGAACGGGGAGTTGGTTCCCTGGGAGCAGGCGACGACCCACGTGCTGTCGCACACCTTGCACTACGGCACGGGCGTGTTCGAGGGCATTCGTGCCTACGAGACTGCGGACGGCCCGGGCATCTTCAGGCTCACAGAGCACATGCAGCGCCTTCACGACTCGGCGCAGATCATGATGATGGACTTGCCCTACACCGTGGAGGAGTTGGTCGAAGGCGCCAAGCAGGTCGTGCGCGACTCGGGGCTGCAGAGCTGCTACATCCGCCCGATCGCCTACTTCGGATACGGCGAGATGGGCCTCAACACGTTGCCGTGTGAGGTCGACGTGGCCATCGCCTGTTGGCCCTGGGGCGCCTATCTCGGCGACGACGCCGTCACCAAGGGTGTGAGCATGAAGATCAGCTCGTGGACCCGTCACGACCACAACACGATGCCCCCGGCATCGAAGACCACCGGCAACTACGTCAACTCGTCACTCGCCAAGGTCGAGGCTCTGAAGGCCGGCTACGACGAGGCCATCATGCTCAACCCCCAGGGCCTAGTGTCGGAATGCACCGGTGAGAACATCTTCGTGGCCCGGGGTGGCCGACTCGTCACGCCACCCATCTCGGCGGGTGCGCTGGAAGGCCTGACCCAGGACACGGTCATGGCGATCGCGGAGGACCACGGGTTCGAGGTCATCGTGTCCGACCTGGCCCGGTCCGATGTGTACATCGCCGAGGAGATGTTCGTGTGTGGCACTGCGGCCGAGGTGAGTGCCGTCAACTCGGTTGACCACCGACCCATCCCGTGCCCGGGCCCGATGACCAAGGCGATCGCCGAGGACTACGCCAAGTGCGTGCGGGGTGAGCTTCCCCGCTACAAGGACTGGGTGGAGCTCGTCTGA
- a CDS encoding citramalate synthase, translating into MAESVEVFDTTLRDGAQFEGISLTVEDKLRVAEQLDWLGVDWIEGGYPQANPKDAEFFRRAAAGELELDTATLVAFGSTRRVAGKVDEDTTLKALVEAGTSTVCIVGKSSEYHVTEALRTDLDEGVAMVGDSVEFLAGQGKRVLFDAEHFFDGYKANPAFSLRVLEAAAMNGAECLVLCDTNGGSLPHEVQRITSEVVSYFDGLRIGIHTQNDTGCAVANTVAAVVGGAGHIQGTVNGYGERTGNANLMTVVPDLTLKLGVRTLPEGRIERLTAVSRHVAELVNLPPHPADPYVGTSAFAHKGGLHTSALARSGGASYEHIDPAVVGNHTRVLVSDLGGRAGMGMKAREFGVELDDRASAALSEQVAELESQGYVFEAADASLELLMRRATGWEQPYFDLEAYRVSSYHREGNASPSDTVDLATEATIKVWVGDERIAAVGEGNGPVNALDEALREALGNHWPALSGIHLTDFRVRVLDGPSGPGAADTAAVVRVLVEHSDGEDAWTTIGVSPNVIEASWEALVDGMVYGLLRHDLAGIG; encoded by the coding sequence ATGGCCGAGTCGGTGGAGGTCTTCGACACCACGCTTCGAGACGGCGCGCAGTTCGAGGGCATCTCGCTGACCGTCGAGGACAAGCTGCGTGTGGCCGAGCAGCTCGACTGGCTCGGCGTCGACTGGATCGAGGGCGGCTACCCGCAGGCCAACCCCAAGGATGCCGAGTTCTTTCGCCGCGCCGCCGCGGGTGAGCTCGAACTGGACACGGCCACCCTGGTGGCTTTCGGCTCCACGCGGCGGGTGGCCGGCAAGGTCGACGAGGACACCACGCTGAAGGCGTTGGTCGAGGCGGGCACATCCACCGTGTGCATCGTGGGCAAGAGCTCGGAGTACCACGTGACCGAGGCCTTGCGCACCGATCTCGACGAGGGAGTCGCGATGGTGGGCGACTCGGTGGAGTTCCTCGCGGGGCAGGGCAAGCGCGTGCTGTTCGACGCCGAACACTTCTTCGACGGCTACAAGGCCAACCCGGCCTTCTCGCTGCGTGTCCTGGAAGCGGCGGCGATGAACGGCGCCGAGTGTCTCGTGCTCTGTGACACCAACGGTGGCAGCCTGCCCCACGAGGTGCAGCGCATTACCAGCGAAGTCGTGTCGTACTTCGACGGACTGCGCATCGGCATCCACACGCAGAACGACACCGGCTGCGCTGTTGCCAACACTGTGGCGGCGGTGGTCGGCGGGGCCGGACACATACAGGGCACCGTCAACGGCTACGGCGAGCGCACGGGCAACGCCAATCTGATGACGGTCGTGCCCGACCTCACCCTGAAGCTCGGTGTGCGGACGCTGCCGGAGGGGCGCATCGAGCGGCTCACGGCTGTCAGCCGACACGTCGCCGAGCTCGTGAACCTTCCTCCTCATCCCGCGGACCCGTACGTGGGCACTTCGGCGTTCGCCCACAAGGGCGGGCTGCACACGAGCGCCCTCGCCCGCTCGGGTGGCGCATCCTACGAGCACATAGACCCGGCGGTGGTGGGCAACCACACGCGCGTCCTCGTGTCCGACCTGGGTGGGCGCGCCGGCATGGGCATGAAGGCCAGGGAGTTCGGCGTCGAGCTCGACGACCGTGCCTCGGCGGCACTCTCGGAGCAGGTGGCCGAGCTTGAGTCCCAGGGGTACGTGTTCGAGGCGGCCGACGCCTCACTCGAGCTTCTCATGCGACGCGCGACGGGTTGGGAGCAGCCATACTTCGACCTCGAGGCCTACCGGGTGTCGAGCTACCACCGCGAGGGCAACGCGTCGCCGTCGGACACGGTCGACCTCGCCACCGAGGCCACGATCAAGGTCTGGGTGGGCGATGAGAGGATCGCGGCCGTGGGTGAGGGCAATGGCCCCGTCAACGCGCTTGACGAGGCGCTGCGCGAGGCCCTTGGCAACCACTGGCCGGCGCTGTCGGGAATCCACCTCACCGACTTCAGGGTGCGGGTGCTCGACGGCCCGTCGGGGCCAGGAGCTGCCGACACGGCCGCAGTGGTGCGGGTGCTGGTGGAGCACTCCGACGGTGAGGACGCGTGGACGACCATCGGCGTGTCTCCCAACGTGATCGAGGCCTCCTGGGAGGCCCTTGTCGACGGCATGGTCTATGGACTGCTGCGCCACGACCTCGCCGGGATAGGTTGA
- a CDS encoding L,D-transpeptidase, which yields MDDKRPKPFVGIAAGALAVLVITGAWFLFDRSSSAPSSTTLDSPRRATTETTATSTTMPETRPAAVSQVATAKPGVDNVIVWEAPPPDWEALEPAIVWEAPELPASAAEFPDAKALPNPDLPIVGRYRTPFGWEFSNPSSPPFSQPFSMLVTEQRGNWAEVMIPVRPNGTRGYIDTSQVDLSQHDYRVELDLSERRLVAYKGSEAIAETLVVIGNDSRRTPTGRFYITDKSDRTPSAAYGTRMLPLNVYSEQLDRFSDGVPVIAMHGTSRPDLIGQAASNGCVRMPNEVVELLYDQLPVGTQVEITA from the coding sequence ATGGACGACAAGCGCCCCAAGCCCTTCGTCGGCATCGCCGCAGGAGCACTCGCGGTACTCGTGATCACCGGCGCGTGGTTCCTGTTCGACCGGAGCAGCAGCGCCCCGAGCTCCACGACCCTGGACTCACCGCGGCGGGCCACCACCGAGACGACGGCCACCTCGACCACCATGCCGGAGACACGACCGGCTGCGGTGAGCCAGGTGGCAACCGCCAAGCCGGGAGTCGACAACGTCATCGTGTGGGAGGCGCCGCCACCCGACTGGGAGGCCCTCGAGCCCGCCATCGTGTGGGAAGCCCCCGAACTGCCGGCGAGTGCGGCCGAGTTCCCCGACGCCAAGGCGCTCCCCAACCCCGACCTGCCAATCGTCGGCCGCTACAGGACACCGTTCGGATGGGAGTTCTCGAACCCGTCGTCGCCGCCGTTCAGCCAGCCGTTCTCGATGCTCGTCACCGAGCAGCGAGGCAATTGGGCCGAGGTGATGATCCCGGTGCGACCCAACGGCACCCGCGGCTACATCGACACCTCACAGGTCGACCTCAGCCAGCACGACTACCGCGTCGAGCTCGATCTCAGCGAGCGCCGGCTGGTCGCATACAAGGGCAGCGAGGCGATCGCCGAGACGCTCGTGGTGATCGGCAACGACAGCCGCCGCACGCCCACCGGCCGGTTCTACATCACCGACAAGAGCGACCGGACTCCCAGCGCCGCCTACGGCACCCGGATGTTGCCGCTCAATGTCTACAGCGAGCAGCTGGACCGGTTCAGCGACGGAGTGCCGGTGATCGCCATGCATGGCACGTCGCGACCTGATCTGATCGGCCAGGCCGCGTCCAATGGCTGTGTGCGCATGCCCAACGAGGTCGTGGAACTCCTCTATGACCAGTTGCCGGTCGGCACCCAGGTCGAGATCACGGCCTGA
- a CDS encoding L,D-transpeptidase, which translates to MPPEDDSGTDSEDENVPQDGPDPEDSDAGTHTKAGVAEMAAAAVVRRRRGGSDSADDIEGSEQPEDPAAEAAAAGLDRNRVVAAAAVVAVLALLGWLLFVRSDEPANAPTTTVTSAAPAPSTDPQVRPALVSQVATAKPDVSTVVVDQQPPIGWDTMGPAVMWEAPELPASQEEFDRAALPREDYRIEGRYKTPTGWEFSNPTPFDQPFTMLVTEQRGDWAEVLMPVRPNGTRGYIDTSQVDLSQHDYRVELDLSDRQLVAYQGNDVIMDTLVVIGKDATRTPTGRFYVTDKTDETPSSFYGSHMLPLNGYSEQLDRFGEDDGVPVIAMHGTSDPSLIGQAESNGCVRMPNEVVELLYDQLPVGTQVEIRA; encoded by the coding sequence ATGCCCCCCGAAGACGATTCTGGAACCGATTCCGAGGATGAAAACGTCCCCCAGGACGGACCCGACCCCGAGGACAGCGACGCCGGTACGCACACGAAGGCCGGTGTCGCCGAGATGGCGGCCGCCGCAGTTGTCCGCAGACGTCGCGGTGGCAGCGATTCCGCTGACGACATCGAAGGGTCCGAGCAGCCCGAGGATCCCGCGGCCGAAGCAGCAGCCGCCGGTCTTGACCGCAACAGGGTGGTCGCCGCTGCTGCCGTCGTGGCGGTGCTCGCCCTGCTCGGGTGGTTGCTGTTCGTTCGCAGCGATGAACCGGCCAACGCGCCGACCACGACCGTCACCAGCGCCGCTCCCGCTCCGAGCACAGACCCCCAGGTCCGCCCGGCGCTGGTGAGCCAGGTGGCAACCGCCAAGCCCGATGTCTCCACGGTCGTGGTCGACCAACAGCCACCGATCGGCTGGGACACGATGGGGCCCGCGGTGATGTGGGAGGCGCCGGAGCTGCCCGCCAGCCAGGAGGAGTTCGACCGGGCTGCACTACCCCGCGAGGACTACCGGATCGAAGGTCGCTACAAGACTCCGACCGGATGGGAGTTCTCCAATCCGACGCCGTTCGACCAGCCGTTCACGATGCTGGTCACAGAGCAGCGCGGCGACTGGGCCGAGGTCTTGATGCCGGTGCGGCCCAACGGCACCCGCGGCTACATCGACACCTCACAGGTCGACCTCAGCCAACACGACTACCGCGTCGAGCTCGACCTCAGCGACCGCCAACTCGTTGCATACCAGGGCAACGACGTGATCATGGACACGCTGGTTGTCATCGGCAAGGACGCCACCCGCACACCCACGGGGCGCTTCTACGTGACCGACAAGACCGACGAGACGCCGAGCAGCTTCTACGGGTCACACATGTTGCCGCTCAATGGCTACAGCGAGCAGCTGGACCGCTTCGGTGAGGACGACGGCGTGCCGGTGATCGCCATGCACGGGACCAGCGACCCCTCACTGATCGGACAGGCCGAGTCCAACGGTTGTGTGCGCATGCCCAATGAGGTCGTGGAGCTCCTCTACGACCAGTTGCCGGTCGGCACCCAGGTCGAGATAAGGGCCTAG
- a CDS encoding glutamate--tRNA ligase, with protein sequence MRVRFAPAPTGYLHLGSARTALFNWMAARQMGGQFLLRIEDTDVERSQQEMIDVILVALSWMGLDWDGPVVRQSEFADAHRQAVDQLVLDGHAYWSTPVPEGERDRTGGKAWDPADRDRDLGPGDGRAVRFKVPDSGSVAWHDLIRGEVSFENENLEDFVVARADGSPTFFLANCVDDHEMGVTHVIRGEDLLNVTPKQLLLRSALGYPGQPTQAHLPLIVNEQRKKLSKRRDDVSLLDYRERGFLPDAMFNYLALLGWGPPDGVEVRTDARTHFPSLFAVADINSSPAAFDPKKLLHVNAEHLRAHSVDEFAELSRPFIMEAPWADRYDSKVFTEMAPEVQTRVETLAEVPGYVDFLFLEAPEIVEADWNKAMVPDAPAWLDAVIEGLAEWEFDSETLHERTFALAEELGANRRKFQAPIRVALTGRRVGPPLFESMALLGRDEVLARLRVARERLGESDG encoded by the coding sequence ATCCGAGTCCGATTCGCCCCTGCACCCACCGGCTACCTGCACCTCGGCAGCGCCCGAACGGCGCTGTTCAACTGGATGGCAGCGCGCCAGATGGGTGGTCAGTTCCTGCTGCGGATCGAGGACACCGATGTCGAACGCTCGCAGCAGGAGATGATCGACGTGATCCTGGTGGCGTTGTCGTGGATGGGCCTCGACTGGGATGGCCCGGTCGTGCGCCAGTCCGAGTTCGCCGATGCGCATCGCCAGGCCGTGGACCAGCTCGTTCTGGATGGCCACGCCTACTGGTCCACCCCGGTCCCGGAGGGCGAGCGTGACCGCACCGGTGGCAAGGCCTGGGACCCGGCCGACCGTGACCGCGACCTGGGTCCCGGTGACGGCAGGGCCGTGCGATTCAAGGTGCCCGACTCGGGCAGCGTGGCCTGGCACGACCTGATCCGCGGCGAGGTGAGCTTCGAGAACGAGAACCTCGAGGATTTCGTGGTGGCCCGGGCCGACGGCTCGCCCACCTTCTTCCTGGCCAATTGCGTCGACGATCACGAGATGGGCGTCACCCATGTGATCCGTGGGGAGGACCTGCTCAACGTCACACCCAAGCAGCTGCTGTTGCGGTCCGCCCTCGGCTATCCGGGCCAGCCCACCCAGGCTCACCTTCCGCTGATCGTCAACGAACAGCGCAAGAAGCTGTCCAAGCGACGCGATGACGTGTCGCTGCTCGACTACCGCGAGCGGGGATTCCTGCCCGACGCCATGTTCAACTATCTGGCATTGCTCGGCTGGGGTCCGCCCGACGGGGTCGAGGTCCGCACCGATGCCCGCACCCATTTTCCGTCGCTGTTCGCGGTGGCCGACATCAACTCGTCGCCTGCTGCGTTCGACCCGAAGAAGCTGCTTCACGTCAACGCCGAGCACCTGAGGGCCCACTCGGTGGACGAGTTCGCCGAGCTCTCACGACCGTTCATCATGGAAGCACCGTGGGCCGACCGATACGACTCCAAGGTGTTCACCGAGATGGCACCCGAGGTGCAGACCCGGGTGGAGACACTCGCGGAGGTGCCCGGCTACGTCGATTTCCTGTTCCTCGAGGCCCCCGAGATCGTGGAGGCCGACTGGAACAAGGCGATGGTGCCAGACGCTCCGGCGTGGCTGGATGCGGTGATCGAGGGCCTGGCCGAATGGGAATTCGATTCGGAGACCCTGCACGAGCGAACCTTCGCCCTGGCCGAGGAGCTGGGCGCCAATCGCCGCAAGTTCCAGGCGCCGATCCGCGTCGCCCTGACCGGGCGGCGCGTGGGTCCGCCGCTGTTCGAGTCGATGGCCCTGCTCGGCCGCGACGAGGTCCTGGCGCGCCTGCGGGTGGCCCGTGAGCGCCTCGGTGAGTCCGACGGCTGA
- a CDS encoding YdcF family protein yields MSPTADKPAPGAVRKRHWLRWTVLGSGALAAAYLLWTVLTVVFAAGEDNRGTTDAIVVLGAAQYDGTPSPVLQTRLDHALELYEQGVAPEIVLTGSKQEADRFTEAYAGFTYLLGRGVPEDAMAVVTDGTSTYESLAATARVLEREGSDAVTLVSDGFHNRRLQGIASELGLTAEVSPSSSGLTVDRVARESAVVAVGELIGFRRLQRFS; encoded by the coding sequence GTGAGTCCGACGGCTGACAAGCCCGCTCCCGGGGCTGTGCGAAAGCGGCACTGGCTGCGCTGGACCGTTCTCGGGTCGGGCGCGCTCGCTGCCGCGTACCTGCTCTGGACGGTGCTGACGGTCGTGTTCGCGGCGGGGGAGGACAACCGTGGGACCACCGACGCGATCGTGGTTCTGGGCGCAGCCCAGTACGACGGAACTCCCTCTCCGGTGTTGCAGACCCGCCTCGATCACGCACTCGAGTTGTACGAGCAGGGCGTGGCGCCCGAGATCGTGCTGACCGGCTCGAAGCAGGAGGCCGACCGGTTCACCGAGGCCTACGCCGGGTTCACCTATCTGCTCGGCCGAGGAGTGCCCGAAGACGCCATGGCAGTGGTGACCGATGGGACATCCACGTACGAATCGCTGGCTGCGACCGCTCGCGTGCTCGAAAGGGAGGGATCCGACGCCGTGACGCTCGTATCCGACGGCTTTCACAACAGGCGCCTGCAGGGCATCGCGTCGGAACTGGGGCTGACAGCAGAGGTTTCCCCGAGCAGTTCCGGCCTGACGGTGGACCGGGTGGCGAGGGAGTCCGCCGTGGTGGCCGTGGGGGAGCTGATCGGGTTCCGCCGCCTGCAACGATTTTCCTAG
- a CDS encoding EAL domain-containing protein, with translation MEQAWAASELGELVDALPDAVILVDSEANLTWGNQAAAHLFGRTLESSIGLNALEFVHPDDVGVALTSLESVVGKKVGTPIELRVRAADGWHTVELVGTPVGDSILMVLRDLTERRRWELAGDHTERFRVILQNAAPPTLLLDANGTVTSSSAALTRAFGVDQEWLEGRPLSVLAKGADAQAIEDVLSQMSPGDTREGLRRHVDVTLTCADGSSLATQLELANLLDDPTVEAIVVSIHDVSRRARAEEDVRHTNSLLAATLDATAEGVLAVNLSGAVTGYNERFVEMWNMPPDVIDSHSALAMRNHVSRHVIDPEAFMSKAAALYDNPEQESHDVIEFLDGRVIERDSRPQRLDGRTIGRVWSFRDVTAKRALQAELEHQATHDELTGLANRALFRRRVDEAAQSMTLPEDRLAVLFVELDSFKTVNDSLGHSAGNEMLVEVARRLRDCVRTQDTVARLGGDEFAVLVRRFAERADAEEVARRILSALGEPITVAGRSMSADACIGIAYGAAQASTEDLIRNAELAMYVAKQEGRNRFMTYVEEMHDEAVRRLEVASRLRGAAARGELVVHYQPVVETHTGAIRSLEALVRWHHPEQGLLLPLQFIPLAEESDLIDEIGEHVLEVACAEAGQWQEMVGEDWAPSVSVNLAPRQLLDDRLTHRIAEILHATNMNPARLTLEITESALMQDPVMAARRLAQIRNLGVALALDDFGTGHSSLSHLQKFPLDTLKVDRQFVDEVETPTGNSLVGAITQLAHTLGMGVVAEGVETEDQRYALEMLGCDLAQGYLFARPLNADQTSELLRGARAASTG, from the coding sequence ATGGAGCAAGCCTGGGCCGCGTCAGAGCTTGGCGAACTGGTGGACGCCCTGCCGGACGCGGTGATCCTCGTGGACTCCGAAGCAAACCTCACCTGGGGCAACCAGGCTGCGGCGCACCTGTTCGGGCGGACGTTGGAGAGTTCGATCGGACTCAACGCTCTCGAGTTCGTGCATCCCGACGATGTCGGCGTGGCGCTCACCTCCCTCGAGAGCGTCGTCGGCAAGAAGGTGGGCACGCCCATCGAGCTGCGGGTCAGGGCAGCCGACGGCTGGCACACCGTCGAACTGGTGGGCACCCCGGTCGGCGACAGCATCCTCATGGTTCTGCGGGATCTCACCGAACGCCGCAGGTGGGAACTGGCAGGCGACCACACCGAGCGCTTCCGGGTGATCCTGCAGAACGCCGCACCACCCACTCTGCTTCTCGATGCGAACGGCACTGTCACCTCGAGTTCGGCAGCGCTCACACGCGCGTTCGGGGTCGACCAGGAATGGCTGGAAGGTCGGCCGCTGAGCGTGCTCGCCAAGGGCGCCGACGCGCAGGCCATCGAAGACGTGCTCAGCCAGATGTCACCGGGGGACACACGCGAGGGGTTGCGCCGCCATGTGGACGTCACCCTGACGTGTGCCGATGGCTCCAGTCTCGCCACGCAGCTCGAGCTCGCGAACCTGCTCGACGACCCGACCGTCGAGGCGATTGTCGTGTCGATCCACGATGTGAGCCGACGGGCGCGGGCCGAAGAGGACGTGCGCCACACCAACTCGTTGCTCGCCGCGACGCTCGACGCCACCGCCGAAGGAGTCTTGGCCGTGAACCTGTCGGGGGCAGTGACCGGCTACAACGAGCGCTTCGTCGAGATGTGGAACATGCCCCCCGACGTCATCGACTCGCATTCGGCGCTCGCAATGCGCAACCACGTGTCCCGCCACGTGATCGACCCCGAGGCGTTCATGTCCAAGGCAGCCGCCCTCTATGACAACCCCGAACAGGAGAGCCATGACGTGATCGAGTTCCTGGACGGACGGGTGATTGAACGCGACAGCCGGCCCCAGCGCCTCGACGGCCGCACCATCGGGCGGGTCTGGAGCTTCAGGGATGTGACCGCGAAGAGGGCCCTGCAGGCCGAACTGGAGCACCAGGCGACACACGACGAGCTCACGGGCCTGGCGAACCGTGCACTGTTCAGGCGTCGGGTGGATGAGGCAGCGCAATCGATGACTCTCCCCGAGGACCGCCTCGCAGTGCTCTTCGTGGAGCTCGACTCGTTCAAGACCGTCAACGACAGCCTCGGCCACTCCGCCGGCAACGAGATGCTCGTGGAGGTGGCCAGACGGCTGCGCGACTGCGTGCGCACGCAGGACACTGTCGCCCGGCTCGGCGGTGACGAGTTCGCCGTACTCGTGCGCCGCTTCGCCGAGCGCGCGGATGCCGAGGAGGTGGCCCGACGAATCCTGTCAGCGCTCGGTGAGCCCATCACCGTCGCCGGACGGTCGATGTCTGCCGATGCCTGCATTGGCATCGCCTACGGGGCGGCGCAGGCCTCGACCGAAGACCTGATCCGAAACGCGGAGCTGGCCATGTACGTGGCCAAGCAGGAGGGCCGCAACCGCTTCATGACCTACGTGGAGGAGATGCACGACGAGGCCGTCCGTCGACTGGAGGTGGCCTCGAGGCTGCGCGGCGCTGCAGCACGTGGCGAACTGGTGGTGCACTACCAGCCAGTGGTCGAGACGCACACGGGAGCCATCCGTTCCCTCGAAGCCCTCGTGCGTTGGCACCACCCCGAACAGGGCCTGCTGTTGCCACTGCAGTTCATTCCACTCGCCGAGGAATCAGACCTGATCGACGAGATCGGTGAGCACGTTCTCGAAGTGGCGTGTGCCGAGGCCGGGCAATGGCAGGAAATGGTGGGTGAGGACTGGGCACCGTCAGTGTCGGTGAACCTCGCGCCCCGCCAGCTGCTCGATGACAGGCTGACCCACCGCATCGCGGAGATCCTGCACGCCACCAACATGAACCCGGCCCGGCTGACCCTCGAGATCACCGAGAGTGCCCTCATGCAGGACCCGGTGATGGCGGCCCGCCGGCTCGCCCAGATCCGCAACCTCGGCGTCGCCCTCGCGCTCGACGACTTCGGCACCGGTCATTCGTCGCTGTCACACCTCCAGAAGTTCCCCCTGGACACCCTCAAGGTCGACCGCCAGTTCGTGGACGAGGTCGAGACCCCCACCGGCAACTCGCTGGTCGGCGCCATCACCCAACTGGCCCACACCCTCGGCATGGGCGTGGTGGCCGAAGGCGTGGAGACCGAGGACCAGCGCTATGCCCTGGAGATGCTCGGCTGTGACCTGGCCCAGGGCTACCTCTTCGCCAGGCCGCTGAACGCCGACCAGACGAGCGAGCTGCTCCGCGGCGCCCGCGCCGCCTCCACCGGCTGA